Proteins encoded by one window of Akkermansia muciniphila ATCC BAA-835:
- a CDS encoding 2-isopropylmalate synthase: MSDQIYFFDTTLRDGEQCPGASMNLREKLEVARQMERLGMDVIEAGFPCISDGDFEAVHTIAREIKKCRIAGLARCVKADIEAAAKALEPAGERARIHIFLATSKLHMQFKLKKAESEILRMAAEGVSYAKQFVQDVEFSPEDASRTDLDFLTKVVETVIDAGATTVNIPDTVGYTTPDEFYRIIRHLKENVPNIGKAVISVHCHNDLGLAVANSLAAVRAGARQVEGTINGIGERAGNVALEEVIMALRTRAGQFGDVTDNINTKEIVRTSRIVARMSGMQVQRSKAIVGENAFAHSSGIHQHGILNCRETYEVMDPQAVGWGATELPLTKHSGRAAVKSRLEQLGHVLTEEEVNTVFERFKKVGDSKKFVYDDDLSAIVDDSLHASTGLWELDFLQFVAGSHARPTATVGLLKEGKKFEDSSTGNGAVDAVIKAIERITRRKGTLKGYSVNAASEGKDALGEVTVHVDFGQPKPIVGKGASTDVIEASARAYLNAVNRSIRMENMPQPNNLDAGTI, translated from the coding sequence CATGGACGTGATTGAAGCCGGCTTTCCCTGCATCTCCGACGGCGACTTTGAAGCCGTGCACACCATCGCCCGCGAAATCAAAAAATGCCGCATCGCTGGTCTGGCCCGCTGCGTAAAGGCGGACATTGAAGCGGCGGCCAAAGCCCTGGAACCCGCCGGGGAACGTGCCCGCATCCACATTTTCCTGGCCACCAGCAAGCTGCACATGCAGTTCAAACTGAAAAAAGCGGAATCCGAAATCCTGCGCATGGCCGCGGAAGGCGTATCCTATGCCAAACAATTTGTCCAGGACGTGGAATTTTCCCCGGAGGACGCTTCCCGCACAGACCTGGACTTCCTGACCAAAGTCGTGGAAACAGTCATCGACGCCGGCGCCACTACCGTCAACATTCCGGATACCGTGGGCTACACCACACCGGACGAGTTCTACCGCATCATCCGCCACCTGAAGGAAAATGTGCCGAACATCGGCAAAGCCGTCATCTCCGTGCATTGCCACAATGACCTTGGCCTGGCCGTAGCAAACTCCCTGGCAGCCGTCCGCGCCGGAGCCCGCCAGGTGGAAGGAACCATTAACGGCATCGGCGAACGCGCCGGAAACGTGGCTCTGGAAGAGGTCATCATGGCCCTGCGCACCCGCGCCGGACAATTCGGAGACGTCACGGACAACATCAACACGAAGGAAATCGTCCGCACTTCCCGCATCGTGGCCCGCATGAGCGGCATGCAGGTGCAGCGGTCCAAAGCCATCGTGGGGGAAAACGCTTTCGCCCACTCTTCAGGCATCCACCAGCACGGCATCCTCAACTGCCGGGAGACCTATGAAGTCATGGACCCGCAGGCGGTCGGCTGGGGAGCCACGGAACTCCCGCTCACCAAGCATTCCGGACGCGCTGCCGTCAAATCCAGGCTGGAACAGCTGGGCCATGTCCTTACGGAAGAGGAAGTCAACACCGTCTTTGAACGCTTCAAGAAAGTGGGCGACTCCAAAAAATTCGTTTATGATGATGATCTTTCCGCCATTGTGGACGACTCCCTGCATGCCTCCACCGGTCTATGGGAACTGGACTTCCTGCAATTCGTGGCAGGCAGCCACGCGCGGCCCACGGCTACGGTGGGACTGCTCAAGGAAGGCAAGAAATTTGAAGACAGCTCCACGGGCAATGGCGCCGTGGACGCCGTTATCAAAGCCATTGAGCGCATCACCAGGCGCAAAGGCACGCTGAAAGGCTACAGCGTCAACGCCGCTTCCGAAGGGAAGGACGCTCTGGGAGAAGTAACAGTGCATGTGGACTTCGGCCAGCCCAAGCCCATTGTGGGCAAGGGAGCCTCCACAGATGTCATTGAAGCTTCCGCCCGGGCCTACCTGAACGCGGTCAACCGTTCTATCCGCATGGAAAACATGCCCCAGCCCAATAATCTGGATGCAGGAACCATCTAA
- a CDS encoding SMP-30/gluconolactonase/LRE family protein, with amino-acid sequence MKATLLLLCLACSALAAPPTKKQPAPVEPLPALEKNTIAIDGHPESVAADAEGNIYFTCIGSRLTPTEKDKDGYLGVIPHGSTEPKKITDVDTLDAPKGLLYQDGFLYCTDVDMVFKINAKTGAIEGYVDLSPSRMKFLNDLAFINGRLMVSSTDTNQIFYVDTNTSSYGELVTKQPIYKPNGLAWDPERKVIYLCEYATDEKGKPSGRLLSINPVSREVTELSKERGQYDGLVYRDNALYYSDWSKDKKPEAVRRLDLKTGRSAPVATGPVEGAADFILYDSMMVVPGMTEKKIHIMPIGGKK; translated from the coding sequence ATGAAAGCGACATTACTCCTTCTTTGCCTGGCGTGCAGCGCGCTGGCCGCGCCGCCGACAAAAAAACAGCCGGCCCCCGTTGAACCGCTGCCCGCCCTGGAAAAAAACACCATTGCCATTGACGGCCATCCGGAAAGCGTTGCAGCGGATGCCGAGGGCAATATCTATTTCACCTGCATCGGCTCCAGGCTCACGCCTACGGAAAAAGACAAGGACGGCTACCTGGGCGTCATTCCGCACGGTTCCACAGAGCCGAAAAAAATCACGGACGTAGATACCCTGGACGCGCCGAAAGGGTTGCTGTATCAGGACGGCTTCCTTTACTGCACGGACGTGGACATGGTATTCAAAATAAACGCCAAGACCGGCGCTATTGAAGGATACGTGGACTTGTCCCCATCCCGCATGAAATTCCTCAATGACCTGGCGTTCATCAATGGCAGGCTCATGGTTTCCTCCACGGATACCAACCAGATCTTCTATGTGGACACGAATACCAGCTCTTATGGGGAACTGGTCACCAAACAACCCATCTACAAACCGAACGGCCTGGCCTGGGACCCGGAAAGAAAGGTCATTTACCTCTGCGAATACGCAACGGATGAAAAAGGCAAACCCAGCGGACGCCTGCTCTCCATTAACCCCGTTTCCCGGGAAGTTACGGAACTTTCCAAGGAACGGGGACAGTATGACGGACTGGTTTACCGTGACAACGCCCTTTACTACAGCGACTGGTCCAAGGATAAAAAACCGGAAGCTGTCCGCAGGCTGGATTTGAAGACGGGGCGTTCCGCCCCGGTAGCCACTGGCCCTGTTGAAGGGGCGGCGGACTTTATCCTGTATGACTCCATGATGGTGGTTCCGGGCATGACGGAAAAGAAAATCCACATCATGCCCATTGGCGGAAAAAAATAA
- a CDS encoding GatB/YqeY domain-containing protein, whose amino-acid sequence MNTISDQIMEGMKTAMKAKDSVTLNTLRALKTALTNTAIAKGGLGTRLEEAEELAVVRKQIKQREDSAEQFRAAGRPELAEKEEAEITVLKQFMPAELTAEETAAILETVMKETGASAKKDMGQVMKLMQERTAGRVNGKELARMVSARLS is encoded by the coding sequence ATGAACACGATTTCCGACCAAATCATGGAGGGGATGAAAACCGCCATGAAAGCAAAAGACTCCGTTACCCTCAATACCCTGCGCGCCCTCAAGACGGCTCTCACGAACACGGCCATCGCCAAGGGAGGCTTGGGAACCCGGCTGGAAGAAGCGGAAGAACTGGCCGTGGTCCGCAAGCAAATCAAGCAGCGTGAGGATTCTGCGGAACAATTCCGCGCCGCCGGACGCCCGGAACTGGCGGAAAAGGAAGAGGCAGAAATCACCGTTCTCAAGCAATTCATGCCCGCAGAGCTTACAGCAGAAGAAACGGCGGCCATTCTGGAAACCGTGATGAAGGAAACGGGAGCCTCTGCCAAAAAAGATATGGGGCAGGTCATGAAACTCATGCAGGAACGCACTGCCGGCAGAGTCAACGGCAAGGAGTTGGCCCGCATGGTGTCAGCCAGACTGTCATGA
- the ispD gene encoding 2-C-methyl-D-erythritol 4-phosphate cytidylyltransferase has protein sequence MKCCAAIIVAAGSSRRAGFDKLLAPLHGVRVLERSIRAFANCREITEIVVVCPEERFHAINGANLETEIPVTRVDGGAERHESVQNGLAALLYTPEFVAVHDGARPLITVEQISRCIQTAREYGASASAHPVTDTLKRADKEHFTLPEQVERDGLWCMETPQVFQYPLLLDAYVEVTERNIQVTDEVTALQLIGHPTRLVHNHEPNPKITWPEDISRAEMLMELKHLRNDS, from the coding sequence ATGAAATGCTGCGCCGCCATCATCGTTGCGGCCGGGTCCTCCCGGCGTGCCGGATTTGACAAGCTGCTGGCCCCCCTGCACGGCGTCAGGGTGCTGGAACGCAGCATCCGCGCCTTTGCCAACTGCCGGGAAATCACGGAAATCGTAGTCGTTTGCCCGGAGGAACGTTTTCATGCCATTAACGGCGCAAACCTGGAAACGGAAATACCCGTTACCCGTGTGGACGGAGGGGCGGAACGGCATGAATCCGTGCAGAACGGACTGGCAGCCCTGCTTTATACCCCGGAATTCGTGGCCGTGCATGATGGAGCCCGCCCGCTCATTACGGTGGAGCAAATCTCCCGCTGCATTCAAACCGCCAGGGAATATGGGGCGTCCGCTTCCGCACATCCCGTAACGGACACCCTGAAGCGTGCGGACAAAGAACACTTTACGCTTCCGGAACAGGTGGAACGGGACGGGCTGTGGTGCATGGAAACCCCGCAGGTCTTTCAATATCCTCTTCTCCTGGACGCCTATGTGGAAGTCACGGAACGGAATATTCAGGTAACGGATGAAGTAACCGCCCTGCAACTCATCGGCCATCCTACGCGCCTGGTGCATAATCATGAGCCCAATCCCAAAATCACATGGCCGGAAGATATTTCCCGCGCTGAAATGCTAATGGAACTCAAGCACCTCCGCAATGACTCATGA
- a CDS encoding NAD-dependent epimerase/dehydratase family protein, with translation MTGLLCKNPRIVLILGTGYLGKALAESLRKAGHTALTADIDPQKAIYEADVADQASMQGLAARIPSPQIIVMCASTRGGGEEAYRNLYAHGTRNTLEAFSGTPVIFCSSTAVYGITDGRWITEEHNVYPSSGKNGLLIQAEQAVLAAGGTVVRLGALYGPGRCVLVSQYVTKGKALPGAMNRWLNYIHRDDAAAALHLLCTLREPPAGIYNLTDRTPMQMGEIYSYLSNLLGKPAPQPEPLPAEARRGFSNQRISCSRLLALGWEPLYPSFADGVHNVLEALEE, from the coding sequence ATGACCGGCCTTCTGTGTAAGAATCCCCGCATCGTTCTCATTCTGGGAACAGGGTATCTGGGAAAAGCCCTGGCGGAAAGCCTGCGGAAAGCGGGACATACGGCCCTGACGGCGGATATTGACCCGCAAAAAGCCATTTACGAAGCAGACGTTGCAGACCAGGCCTCCATGCAGGGGCTGGCCGCCCGCATCCCCTCCCCCCAGATCATCGTCATGTGCGCCAGCACGAGGGGAGGCGGAGAGGAAGCCTACCGCAACCTTTACGCTCATGGAACGCGGAACACGCTGGAAGCCTTTTCCGGAACGCCGGTCATCTTCTGTTCCAGCACAGCCGTCTATGGAATCACGGACGGACGCTGGATTACGGAGGAACACAACGTTTATCCCTCCTCTGGAAAAAACGGGCTGCTTATTCAGGCGGAACAGGCGGTTTTGGCAGCGGGGGGCACGGTCGTCCGGCTGGGAGCCCTGTACGGGCCGGGCCGCTGTGTTCTCGTCTCCCAGTACGTCACGAAGGGGAAGGCCCTCCCCGGAGCCATGAACAGATGGCTCAATTACATCCACCGGGATGATGCCGCAGCCGCCCTGCACCTGCTCTGCACCCTGCGGGAACCGCCTGCCGGCATTTACAACCTGACGGACCGCACCCCCATGCAAATGGGAGAAATATACTCCTACCTTTCCAATTTGCTGGGGAAACCCGCTCCGCAGCCTGAACCGCTCCCGGCGGAAGCGCGCCGGGGCTTCTCCAACCAGAGGATTTCCTGCTCCCGCCTTCTGGCCCTAGGCTGGGAACCGCTCTACCCAAGCTTTGCGGACGGTGTGCACAATGTGCTGGAGGCACTGGAAGAGTAA